The DNA sequence AGCGCTTGAGCACCAGCAATACGCGGTTGCCCAGACGTGACCACAGACACAAGCGATAGGCCGTCTCCATGTCGGCCATGCCGCGAATGGCCGAGGTGTGCTCGCGCACCTCTTCAAGGCCAAGCCCGGTGGCTTCCTCAGCGAGCAGGCCTTCGAGGCCTTTGGGGCAGGTGAGAAAGAGTTCGTAACGATCCGACATGGGTTATCCAGAATCTTGTGCAATGAGTGAAAGGGCAAGCGCATCGCCCCTTCGATGTTTAATCGAGCGCTTTTCTTGAAGAGCGCCCGCGTGGCACCACCAAGGTGCCTGTCCACCCCCGAAACAATGGCCAAGGCGTCAGCAAAAGCCTTTGATCACGGGGTAGAGAAAATTCTCCATCAAAAAGAGCCCTGTTTTGACCCTTCGTCGTTTTATTTCCGAGGTCTGAGCTAAGGTTTTTGCACTAGCCAACTGATCTCAGCGATGGATCAAAGCCTGATCATAGCGGGCTTTGCGACATTTCCATCATTGAAGCAATTTTTTACTTATCGTCCAACCACATGAATGATTACGTCCTTATGACAAAACGATCATTCACACTTGCTCCTGCATTGGTTAGAACTCAATACAGGTTGTCACCGCAATGGGGCAACACCTTTGCTCGCCACGCCGGCAGCGAGCACACACCAGCAGAATGATTCTGCCCGGCCTCAGAAGAGGCCGAAGGGACATAACAGTCAACAAGTGAGGGCAACACCCTATGAGAAGACTTAAGCGTGATCCGTTGGAACGAGCATTTTTACGCGGATATCAGTACGGCATCCATGGCAAATCCCGCGAGCTTTGCCCTTTTACTCTACCGTCGGTACGCCAAGCCTGGATTAACGGCTGGCGCGAAGGACGCGGCGACAACTGGGACGGTATGACCGGCACTGCGGGTATCCACAGACTCAACGAACTTCACGCCGTTGGCTGAGCGAGGATCTGAATCGACTTACCATGCGCGCCCCATCCGGGCGGCGGGCTAAGGCCCAGGGGCCCCTTCAAGGGGCCCTTTTTTATGTCTGACTGTTTCAGCGAGCCGGCATGGCCGCGATCGCATCCACCGATTCACGGATCAAGGCCGGGCCCTTGTAGATGAAGCCCGAATAGATTTGCACCAGGCTCGCACCTGCCGCGATCTTTTCGGCGGCGTGCTTGCCCTCGGTAATGCCTCCGGCGGCAATGATCGGCATCTTCCCGGCCAGCTCACCTGCCAGCACCTTGACGATGTGGGTGCTCTTTTCGCGTACCGGCGCACCGGACAGACCGCCGGCCTCGTCGCCATGCTCAAGGCCTTCGACACCTTCGCGACCGAGGGTGGTGTTGGTGGCGATGACCGCATCCATACCCGACTCCAGCAATGCCGCAGCCACCAGTACGGTTTCTTCGTCGCTCATGTCCGGCGCGATCTTGATCGCCAGCGGGACGCGCTTGCCCAGTTGCTGTGCCAGGACTTCACGGCGTTCGGCCAGGGCGCCGAGCAATTGCTTGAGCGACTCGCCGAATTGCAGGCTGCGCAGGCCCGGGGTGTTGGGCGAGCTGACGTTGACGGTAATGTAGCTGGCGTGGGGGTAGACCTTGTCCAGGCAGATCAGGTAGTCGTCGACAGCGCGCTCGACCGGGGTGTCGAAGTTCTTGCCGATGTTGATCCCGAGGATGCCGGTGTATTTGGCAGCCTGCACGCGCGTGATCAGGTTGTCGACGCCGAGGTTGTTGAAGCCCATGCGGTTGATGATGGCTTCAGCCTCGGGCAGGCGGAAGATCCGCGGCTTGGGGTTGCCGGGTTGCGGGCGCGGGGTCACGGTGCCGATTTCGACGAACCCGAAGCCCAGTTGGGCGAAGCCGTCGATGGCGGCGCCATTCTTGTCCAGGCCGGCAGCCAACCCCACCGGGTTGGGGAAGTCGAGGCCCATGACGGTTACCGGCAGCTTGGCCGGTGCCTTGGTCAGCAAGCCATTGAGGCCCAAACGGCCGCCGGCACCTATCAGGTCCAGCGACAGGTCGTGGGAGGTTTCCGGGGAGAGTTTGAACAGTAGCTGGCGGGCCAGGGTATACATGGGCGGGCTTAGCTCGACGGTGGGATCAATTAAGGGGGCGATTATAGCCGGGGCCGGGGTATGGGGCGAAGCTAATTCCGGGTTTTGGGAGGCGAGCCTATCCACCCTCCTATTCAGGGCATGCCCCAAACCGAGCGACCAAGCCCACCAATGGAGCACACTGGCATATGCCTTGCTTGCCCCACTCCCATCAGCACCCGCCCCAACGTCGGAGCAGGTCACAGACAACGGCGTCGTCCCCGGCCTGCACACCCGCGACAGGCCGAACGACGCTTTTTCATGAGTGGCACAAACATGCACAACACACCAGTGAACCCACTGGCCTGGGTCAACGGCAGCGATGCCCCGGAAAAGCACAGCCTCGACATCGGCTTCATGGCCCTGAGCGACTGTGCTTCGGTCGTCGTCGCAGCCACCCAAGGCTTTGCCCAACCCTACGGCCTGACCCTCAACCTCAAGCGCCAGAGCTCCTGGGCCACCCTGCGCGACAAACTGGTCAGCGGCGAGCTCGATGCCGCCCACAGCCTCTATGGGCTGATCTACGCCGTACACCTGGGCATCGGCGGCACCAACGCCACCGACATGGCCGTGCTAATGGGCCTGAACCAGAACGGCCAAAGCATCAATCTCTCGCCCCACCTGCAAGACCACGCCGTGACCAACCCTGAAGCACTCAAATGTCACGTGCACCAAAGCAGAACAAAACTCACCTTTGCCCAGACCTTTCCTACCGGCACCCACGCCATGTGGCTGTATTACTGGCTCGCCAGCCAAGGCATCCATCCGCTGCAGGACGTAGAAAGCGTCGTCGTACCGCCACCGCAAATGGTCACCCACCTGCAAGCCGGGCGCATCGATGGCTTCTGCGTCGGTGAGCCGTGGTCGGCCAGCGCCGTCAAACAGGGCCTGGGCTTTACCTTGGCAACCAGCCAGACGATCTGGCCCGACCACCCGGAAAAAGTCCTGGGCTGCACCCGCGCCTTCATCGAACAGTACCCCAACACCGCGCGGGCACTGGTCATGGCCATCCTCGAAGCCAGCCGCTTTATCGAACAAAGCCAGGAAAACCGCCGCAGCACTGCGCAGCTGCTCAGTGGCAAGGACTACCTGGATGCCCCACTGGACTGCATCGAACCTCGCCTGCTCGGCAACTACGAAGACGGCTTGGGCAACGCCTGGCAAGACCCTCACGCGTTACGGCTCCATAATAAAGGGGAGGTCAACCAACCGTACCTGTCTGACGGCATGTGGTTCATGACCCAGTTCCGCCGCTGGGGCCTGCTGCGCGATGACCCGGACTACCTTGGCGTTGCCCGGCAAGTCCAGCAAATGGCGCTGTACCGCGAGGCCGCCGAGGCACTGGGCGTGCCCTGCTCCGCCGAGTCGATGCGCAGCAGCCGCTTGATCGACGGAACAGTCTGGGACGGCACCGACCCTGCCGGCTACGCGCGCAGCTTCAAGCTGCATGCGTTGGTCGATTCCTTGCCACTGCAAGCCAACCGCTGACAGGAGCCCGCAACCATGCTGCGAATCCTGCTGATCAACGACACCGCCAAGAAGGTCGGGCGCCTGCGCGCCGCGCTGATCGAGGCCGGCTTTGAAGTAATCGACGAATCCGGCCTCACCATCGACCTGCCCGCGCGCGTCGAAACGGTGCGACCGGACGTGATTCTGATCGATACCGAGTCACCGAGCCGCGATGTCATGGAGCAAGTGGTCCTGGTCAGTCGCGACCAACCGCGCCCCATCGTCATGTTTACCGACGAACACGACCCCGATGTGATGCGTCAGGCCATCAAGTCCGGCGTCAGTGCCTACATTGTCGAAGGTATCCACGCGCAGCGCCTGCAGCCCATCCTGGACGTGGCAATGGCCCGCTTTGAAAGCGACCAGGCCCTGCGTGCCCAGCTTCTGGCGCGCGACCAGCAATTGGCCGAGCGCAAGCGCATAGAACTGGCCAAGGGAATGCTGATGAAAATGAAAGACTGCAAGGAAGAAGAGGCCTACACCCTGATGCGGCGCCAGGCCATGAGCAAGCAGCAGAAACTCATCCAGGTGGCCGAGCAAATCATCGCCATGAACGACTTGTTGAAGTAGAGCGCTTCTGGCCCAGCTCTTGCAAATCAATTCCTGCAGGTAGCCAACGGCGGTTGCCCACATTCATGACAAAGACGTCGCACGCCCTCCAGCGCAAGCCGGTCGGGTGGCGGCGTTTTTTTGTTCTGCCCCGGCGTACGGGGTTCGACTCCCGTTGAGACTCTTACCGCAGTTGAGGTGTTCGATGAATACGAGCTTCTGGAAATCCGGCCACGCCCCTACCTTGTTCGCAGCGTTCCTGTATTTCGACCTCAGTTTCATGGTCTGGTATCTGCTCGGCCCGCTGGCCGTACAGATCGCCACCGACCTGCAACTGACCACCCAGCAACGCGGCCTGGTTGTCGCCACGCCGATCCTGGCCGGTGCGATCATGCGCCTGTTCATGGGCGTGCTGGTCGATCGCCTGTCGCCCAAGGCCGCTGGCCTGATCGGCCAGGTGATTGTCATCTGCGCACTGTTCGGCGCCTGGAAGCTCGGCATTCACAGCTATGAGCAGGCGCTGCTGCTGGGCGTGTTCCTCGGGGTCGCCGGTGCCTCGTTCGCGGTGTCGCTGCCGCTGGCCTCGCAATGGTACCCGCCACAGCACCAGGGCAAGGCCATGGGCATTGCCGGTGCAGGCAACTCCGGCACCGTCCTGGCCGCACTGTTGGCCCCGGTCCTGGCCGCCAGTTTTGGCTGGGGCAATGTCTTCGGGCTCGCATTGATTCCGCTGGTGCTGACCCTGGTGATCTTCGCACTGGTCGCGCGCAACGCCCCACAACGGCCCAAGGCCAAATCGGTAGCCGACTACCTCAAGGCCCTGGGTGACCGTGACAGCTGGTGGTTCATGTTTTTCTACAGCGTGACCTTTGGCGGCTTCATCGGCTTGGCCAGCGCCTTGCCCGGCTACTTCAACGACCAGTACGGCTTGAGCCCGGTGACTGCCGGCTACTACACCGCCGCCTGCGTCTTCGGTGGCAGCATGATGCGCCCACTGGGTGGCGCCCTGGCCGACCGTTTCGGCGGCATCCGCACCTTGCTGGCCATGTACAGCCTGGCTGCCATCTGTATCGCTGCCGTAGGCTTCAACCTGCCCAGCTCGGTCGCTGCGCTTGCGCTGTTCGTCAGCGCCATGCTCGGCCTTGGTGCAGGGAACGGCGCCGTGTTCCAACTGGTACCGCAGCGCTTTCGTCAGGAGATCGGCGTGATGACCGGTTTGATCGGTATGGCCGGCGGCATCGGCGGCTTCCTGTTGGCCGCGGGCCTTGGCGCGATCAAACAACACAGCGGCGACTATCAGCTGGGCTTGTGGCTGTTCGCCAGCCTGGGCATCCTGGCCTGGTTCGGCCTGCACGGCGTGAAAAGCCGCTGGCGCACCACCTGGGGCTCGGCAGCTGTCACCGCCGCCCGCGTCTGAGCCGATGACCATGAGCCTGCAACTGAGTTTCGCCCAGGCCAGCGCCACCGGGCCACGTACGGAGAACCAGGACGCCTTGCGCCTGGTGACTCCGGCACCAGCCCTGGCCGCCAGCAAGGGCTACCTGTTCGCCCTGGCGGATGGCGTCAGCCAGTGCGCCGATGGAGGCCTGGCAGCACGCTCCAGCCTGCAGGCATTGGCCCTGGATTATTACGCGACACCGGAGACCTGGACCGTCGCCCAGGCGCTTGACCGCCTGCTGCTGGCACAAAACCGCTGGCTACAGGCCAATGGCGGGGGGCAGCCACTGCTGACCACCCTCAGCGCCCTGGTCCTGCGCGGCCAACGCTTTACCCTCGCCCATGTGGGCGACTGCCGGGTTTATCGCTGGCACGACGGGCGCCTGCAGCGCATCAGTGAGGATCACGTCTGGGACCAACCCGGCATGCAACACGTGCTCAAGCGCGCGCTGGGCCTGGATCAACACCTTGTGGTCGATTACCTGGAAGGCGAACTGCGCCAGGACGAAGGTTTCCTGCTACTGAGCGACGGTGTCTGGGCATCGCTGAGCGAAGCGGAAATCAGCGCTGTCTTGCGTGAGCAGACGGATCTGGACGATGTCGTCCGCACCCTGGTCAACGCGGCACATCTGGCTGGCAGCCAGGATAACGCCAGCGCCTTGCTGGTGCAGATCGACCAGCTCGGCGCCTCGAGCCTGGGCGATACCCTGGCGCAACTGCAACAGTGGCCGCTACCGCCACCACTCAAGCCCGGCCAGGCGATCGATGGCTGGCAGGTCGAAGCCACCCTGGGGCAATCGCGCCAGTCGCTGCTGTACCGGGTACGTGACGCCCAGAAGCAACCCTGGCTGCTCAAGACCCTGCCAGCGAGTCGCCAGGACGACCCCGGGGCCCAGCAGAGCCTGCTGCTCGAAGAATGGTTTCTGCGGCGAGTGGCTGGCCGCTGCTTTCCCGAGGTCCACCCTGCCAGTCAGCGTCAGCACCTGTACTACCTGATGCGTGAATACCCCGGTCAAACCCTGGCCGAACTGTTTCAACAGGTCGGCCCCCTGCCTCTGGCGCAATGGCAGGTGCTGGCCAGGCGTCTCCTGCAAGCGGTCGGCATGCTTCACCGCCGCAACATCCTGCACCGCGATATCAAGCCGGAAAACCTGCACCTGGGAACTGACGGGGAACTGCGCCTGCTGGATTTCGGCCTGGCCTATTGCCCGGGCCTGTCCCAGAACCTTGCCAACGAGCTCCCCGGCACGCCCAGCTATATCGCACCGGAAGCCTTCGACGGCACCCCGCCCAGTCCGCAACAAGACTTGTACGCAGTCGGCGTGACCCTGTTCTACCTGCTCACCGGACACTATCCCTACGGCGAAATCGAGGCATTCCAGCACCCGCGCTTCGGTACTCCGACCAGTGCCAGCCGGTTCCGCCCGGACCTGCCCGACTGGCTCGACCAGAATCTGCAACGTGCCCTGCTCGCAAACCCCGATGAACGTTTTGAAACCGCCGAACAATGGCTGCTGCTGCTCGAACAGGGCGAACGCCAGACCTTGAGCACGCGACCCCGGCCCCTGCTGGAGCGTGAGCCCCTGAAAGTCTGGCGGACCCTGGCCACCGTGTCGTTACTGATTAATTTGTTGCTGTTGATCTGGCTGCTCAAAGCCTGACGCCAGCCCCTTGAGAGGAATGGACCA is a window from the Pseudomonas sp. LS1212 genome containing:
- the rmf gene encoding ribosome modulation factor, whose translation is MRRLKRDPLERAFLRGYQYGIHGKSRELCPFTLPSVRQAWINGWREGRGDNWDGMTGTAGIHRLNELHAVG
- a CDS encoding quinone-dependent dihydroorotate dehydrogenase, encoding MYTLARQLLFKLSPETSHDLSLDLIGAGGRLGLNGLLTKAPAKLPVTVMGLDFPNPVGLAAGLDKNGAAIDGFAQLGFGFVEIGTVTPRPQPGNPKPRIFRLPEAEAIINRMGFNNLGVDNLITRVQAAKYTGILGINIGKNFDTPVERAVDDYLICLDKVYPHASYITVNVSSPNTPGLRSLQFGESLKQLLGALAERREVLAQQLGKRVPLAIKIAPDMSDEETVLVAAALLESGMDAVIATNTTLGREGVEGLEHGDEAGGLSGAPVREKSTHIVKVLAGELAGKMPIIAAGGITEGKHAAEKIAAGASLVQIYSGFIYKGPALIRESVDAIAAMPAR
- a CDS encoding CmpA/NrtA family ABC transporter substrate-binding protein; the encoded protein is MHNTPVNPLAWVNGSDAPEKHSLDIGFMALSDCASVVVAATQGFAQPYGLTLNLKRQSSWATLRDKLVSGELDAAHSLYGLIYAVHLGIGGTNATDMAVLMGLNQNGQSINLSPHLQDHAVTNPEALKCHVHQSRTKLTFAQTFPTGTHAMWLYYWLASQGIHPLQDVESVVVPPPQMVTHLQAGRIDGFCVGEPWSASAVKQGLGFTLATSQTIWPDHPEKVLGCTRAFIEQYPNTARALVMAILEASRFIEQSQENRRSTAQLLSGKDYLDAPLDCIEPRLLGNYEDGLGNAWQDPHALRLHNKGEVNQPYLSDGMWFMTQFRRWGLLRDDPDYLGVARQVQQMALYREAAEALGVPCSAESMRSSRLIDGTVWDGTDPAGYARSFKLHALVDSLPLQANR
- a CDS encoding ANTAR domain-containing response regulator; this encodes MLRILLINDTAKKVGRLRAALIEAGFEVIDESGLTIDLPARVETVRPDVILIDTESPSRDVMEQVVLVSRDQPRPIVMFTDEHDPDVMRQAIKSGVSAYIVEGIHAQRLQPILDVAMARFESDQALRAQLLARDQQLAERKRIELAKGMLMKMKDCKEEEAYTLMRRQAMSKQQKLIQVAEQIIAMNDLLK
- a CDS encoding NarK/NasA family nitrate transporter, with protein sequence MNTSFWKSGHAPTLFAAFLYFDLSFMVWYLLGPLAVQIATDLQLTTQQRGLVVATPILAGAIMRLFMGVLVDRLSPKAAGLIGQVIVICALFGAWKLGIHSYEQALLLGVFLGVAGASFAVSLPLASQWYPPQHQGKAMGIAGAGNSGTVLAALLAPVLAASFGWGNVFGLALIPLVLTLVIFALVARNAPQRPKAKSVADYLKALGDRDSWWFMFFYSVTFGGFIGLASALPGYFNDQYGLSPVTAGYYTAACVFGGSMMRPLGGALADRFGGIRTLLAMYSLAAICIAAVGFNLPSSVAALALFVSAMLGLGAGNGAVFQLVPQRFRQEIGVMTGLIGMAGGIGGFLLAAGLGAIKQHSGDYQLGLWLFASLGILAWFGLHGVKSRWRTTWGSAAVTAARV
- a CDS encoding bifunctional protein-serine/threonine kinase/phosphatase, which encodes MSLQLSFAQASATGPRTENQDALRLVTPAPALAASKGYLFALADGVSQCADGGLAARSSLQALALDYYATPETWTVAQALDRLLLAQNRWLQANGGGQPLLTTLSALVLRGQRFTLAHVGDCRVYRWHDGRLQRISEDHVWDQPGMQHVLKRALGLDQHLVVDYLEGELRQDEGFLLLSDGVWASLSEAEISAVLREQTDLDDVVRTLVNAAHLAGSQDNASALLVQIDQLGASSLGDTLAQLQQWPLPPPLKPGQAIDGWQVEATLGQSRQSLLYRVRDAQKQPWLLKTLPASRQDDPGAQQSLLLEEWFLRRVAGRCFPEVHPASQRQHLYYLMREYPGQTLAELFQQVGPLPLAQWQVLARRLLQAVGMLHRRNILHRDIKPENLHLGTDGELRLLDFGLAYCPGLSQNLANELPGTPSYIAPEAFDGTPPSPQQDLYAVGVTLFYLLTGHYPYGEIEAFQHPRFGTPTSASRFRPDLPDWLDQNLQRALLANPDERFETAEQWLLLLEQGERQTLSTRPRPLLEREPLKVWRTLATVSLLINLLLLIWLLKA